CACACATGTTGCTGTTAGTGGTTGCTTTATGGACTCTTCTTAGGCGTAacgtattttatactgtaaaaaggcttattatatggccttaccctagccctaacctaaacccaaccctcacaggaaacctgtggcaatttttgaatgtcaaaagactcATATTGTCAAAAGTTTAATATTGTTTTCAAGTGTTTTGAATGAGGACACCCGTGTCATTATACAAATGTgattgtaaaccaccaaaaccaatacactctctctctctctctctctttctttctctaatAAACATAATTACCCAAGTCAAACTTTACAGAGTGGTATTTAAGCAAACTTCGATTAACACAGACACGATAAGTCTTCTTCACAATCTAATAATTCCGTTTCAAAACTCTACAGTGATTTAAATGTTTCCAAACCGCTCATGCAGCAACGCGTGATGCTTGTTCCTTTTCTCACCGCTTATCAACATGGACCAATCACAGTAGAGTGTGAGTATAGAAAAATTTacacaattaattatttaaggATTTAATAGATAGCTGTGAACGATTACGTTTACTATtctgtatataataaaatttgtataataatatgaAAAGATTACATGATATATTGCCTATTTAGCATAGATACAGTTTTAAGCTGTTACCAGATTTAGGATTAACACGATTGCTCAGTGAATTCGATTGCAGATTTAACTATCTACTAACTATctattaactaacttattatacTAACTATGATTGTAATGTTACAAAAGTTGCACTTCTAACACTGGTCGCGTTCATTCATAACACTAACAGCGCATGCGCGCTAACTTTAATTCGTGGCTAAAGCGCGCATGCGCATTGCGCTTGGAGAAGTTTGGAGTGATTCGTGGAAGTTTTAGATTTGGAGGAAAAAAAGCACAGCTGAAAGTCGGGAACTTGTAAAATGGCTTTTCGCAGGAGAAACAAGAGTTATCCTTTCTTCAGCCAAGAGTTTCTCATTCAGAATCACGCGGACATTGTCTTCAGTTTGGTGATTTTCATTTTGATTGGGCTGATGTTTGAGGTGAGTTCAGGAGTTGTGgatcttttcttcttcttcttcttcttctccgagtcagctgtttttctgtctgtctgtctattttaaCGCATTTAAATACAAACTAAACACTCAGTTTGAACGCCAGAAATGAGCCTTCAAAAAGggaacacaaaatacagaaaacatacTTTTATTCGACTCAAGTCACATCATATTTTCTTGGCGTTTTGTAAAAGTAAGTGTCAGACACCGTGTGTCcacttgtttgtttacatttaaaacacgAAACCACCATCACTTTGGTCGAGAGTTTAAAATAAAACGTCAAACTAAAAGGTACATTGAAAACATTGTCGCCATCACCTGGGCCCTGATGTCTGCAATCTGATGAGGAGGAAGAAACTCCACGTAAACTCCACAAAACATTGTTTATATAACAAAACAAGTGttataagtgtgtgtttttgttagttttatgaAGAAGTTCGTGTTTGTGCTGCAGTGCCACGTCAAATCTCTCGCGCCTCCAGTTTGATTGACATTCCTGAAGAACTAAATATTAACACTAGCCTATTTATATAAACAGAcatgatagaggtaaagttggttttatattcacacattcaggcTTTTTCCTTGATATAATTTaggaaaagtattatttgctaattctatATAGTGAAGACATATTAggagccaatgactatcaaagtacaacattgttcacagccgtttaaatggtgctaatgttgttttaaagtcatgctTGCATACAATTTAGgactgaatattcaaaataaCGTGGTAAACAGTATAGGAACTGTTAAAtgatgaatgtgcgaatataaaactttacctcaataaagagACATGCACCATGACCAAAACAGAAACGTAGTGCTTTTAAACTTTCCAGATGTGTAGTTTGCTCAGGTTTATCTTTTAGCCTGGCAGACAGTCAGAAACCCTGAATGAAACTCTCTTCAAGCTTCATTTCAGTCATGCAAacattatatctatatatctataaacATCTGATCAGGGTTTTCCCCCTTCAGACACCTGCTGCTCTGGACATTCAGACagcatttgatttgttttgcattttttttctctcgcAGTAATCACAGTGCTAAAGTGCTAAATGTCACTGTTTTGCATGCTTTATGTATAGTGTTCATGTCAGTCATCTGGTTGGTCCCGTCAGGGTTTTGCGAGACCAACAGCTGTTTAGATGAAAGGAAAATTTTGCaagatttttgtgtgttttcacagcaaaacacaagAGTTGCAGCAAATACTGCCATACATTTTGTGAAGCAATTATTTTTGGccacagaaatgtatatattttaaaaatgtccctGCAAAATGTTGACAAggatttgactttactttaaaagtaaaacaatagACCAAGGCAtggaccggtataagattctgacgttaTGATAGCCTTGGATAATAATATCATGGTttcgcggtattgtgattactgctctaaaatatattctttttaaatatctgggtaaaaaactaaaacatttatcTCTTTTAAAcaccaatatattttattttgagaaacatttaatatattttggagcagtaaacatgtcaggctaaatcagtCAAATGAattactgacttctgctgtcttcatttgtttaaaaaaacacatttctttacaatttaaaacggcatctttggatatcttttctgctggcgatactgttgtcctaaaaaacaaacaaataaaaaaagtaaatagaaaaaatCAAACGCATACCttaaaaaatggaaaataattttgacggtttaaaaaaaagaataataaaattaaataataataatcaaggttttttcaatttaattatattttttcccaaaaatctgtgaaaacggttatcatcccatgcctaaataGACCTCCACAGATCTACTGCGGGACTTTAAGTCtgtgttcataaaaaaataaaataaaataaataaataaataaataataataatcaagatggctttacccaaaaatgtaaaggAGAGGTAAAATTTTACTCGCTATTGGTGCACTATAAAATGTCTAGTGGCACAAAGTGTATACAATATTCACAGTTGTTCAATAATCCCAAATTACAAGGTaccaaaatcataaaaaataaagaataaccaAACAAACAGTAAATGTATAGATGATTACTGttgggggtgacacggtggctcagtggttggcactgttgcctcgcagcaagaaggttgctggttctagtcccagctgggtcagttggcatttctgtgtggagtttgcatgttgtccgcgtgggtttcccccacagtccaaacacatgcactataggtgaattgactaaattaaattggccatagtgtatgtgtgtgtgtgtatggatatttctcagtactgggttgcagctggaacggcatctgctgtgtaaaacatatcctggataagttggcggttcattccactgtggcgaccccgataaataaagggactaagctgaaggagaatgaatgagtaCTGTTGGTTTATACAGTAATCCTGAATGGATCACTtgtatgatttattatttttttttgcggttatttttgtcaaaatgtttttatttgttgagtgtgaaaaaaaaaaaaaagagtgtattatgtgttttATGACAGAAATGCACACAtttgtttacacacacatattatatatatatatatatatatatatatatatatatatatatatatatatatatatatatatatatatatatatatatatatatatatatatatatatatatatataaataaataaagttttgggAATCttatttgtcattgttttggattATCATCTTTCACAGAGTAAAATAATCCATCAAAAGGTGTCTTAATGTTTAAGAAACACAACAACAATTCTTAAGTCTAGCCTTTGTCGTCTATGAAAGCACTTGAGATTTTATTATAACACATGTgattttgactgtgtgtgtggggTAAGGGTCACGTCTGTGtggaagtgtttttttattattattttaacatattttatctGACTTTATCTTTTCTATTCTTTATGCaacatcatatttatttattttttaatgttgttataatttaacattgttttaacattcgAACTTTGTTCTGTCTTTCAGACAACTGCGAAAACAGCCATATTATTCATCCAGCCTCAGTACAACATCAGCCTCATGAGCGCAGGTCTGACACACTctaaacaaaatcaacaactATTGGTTCaacattgtaaatatttacagaatGTCTTTAACAAGAGTTTTATTTAGTAAAATGGCCTTtgtgtaattaataatttaattgtgaAATTTACTTGCAGTTTCAATCAGTGAAAATGATTTCTATAGCAAATATTTGATCTTTAATTGATTCTTCATGAGCTAacgtgtttatttttttgttttcccgTGTGTTTGCGTGTTTCACCgtctgtttgcatgtgtgtgtacatatttgGATGCACGTGTGTTTgcctgtgtttgtttgtgaatgctttttttgtgtgcatgtgcgtttttttttttttgtgtttgtgtgtgtttgcgtgcttGCGTTTGTGTGTTTGCGTACGTGGTTGTGTTCGCGTGCTTGTTTAcatatgtgtgtttgcatgcatgatTGCACAtgcatgtgtttgcatgtgtgtatttgtatgtttgttttgtgtgtgcgtgcgtgtgtgtgtgtttttcagatgGAGAAGTGACTCTGTATCATTACGGATGGAAGGACTGTGCCACTGTGCTCTTCTATCTCTGTATCACCATTATTCTTCATGCTGTGGTGCAGGAGTATGTGCTTGATGTAAGCCCAGTAATGCAGCGTGTCCCATTTAAAGCACTCCTATTATgtactttttataaaatataacattcatACATATGGTTTCCCCAATATGTGTGAGAAtcttcagcttaaaatacctGACTGATATTTATTAAACACCCACATTTATTATACTGTGTTGTAAATGACggtccaaacaaaaaaaaaatgtgtgtgtgtgtgggtgcatctttaaatgcaaatgaacggTCCGCCCCCTTTCTAGTAGAGGGAGGAGCCTTTACTGCTTGTGCCTCTGGTACTCCAGCAACAACAAGCAAAACatctttgtgtttttaaaaggctTGTCAGTTTCAAGACCTGAGATCTATTttctgtttaaataaatgaaaaatagtttCCATTGCCGATTTTTATAGAGTGTGGAAAAAAACAACACGTTCTACTTTGGTCATTTTGTAGCAGGTAGCTTTGTACAAAACATTCACAATATATGCttacaaaatacaaattttaattatttatttgtttgttttattttattttattttttaaacatggtTTTTGGTTTAGTGCAAAAATAGCAGTGCAAAAACActagctatatttccatccaaagatgcaaattaaattcatGCACAACTGGAAATGTGCATAAAAGTCGTGGGAATGAAGTAgtatttccatccaacgagtcaaagagagcTGATTAACGGGCACCAAATATCACCAGTAAAAATGGAATTCGCTGCTGTAGAAGAAGCTggatgaatcttttctttatttaataaatgacttgtgcctcaaaAGATGATACTAACATTCAATCAACGTGGTGGTGTTTAAAGCCATGAGACGCAAAGCACaggcgctcttgattctggaggtcattaataatataatcacactaatactgaaagggttatggcattttagaatgaccaaaacaacatttcagatgttttacagtgtgctcagcctgctggtttgtccattcacacacatttttatcatcacatgatctctcataacagtcacatgactttttttttttaatgtgcctactggaatttgttttccatggtagtttatgtgcatcttttcttatcaaataaaaagtttatcctactaatTTATGCGAATGCGGTTTTATGCTCGTAttcaaaatgtgctttaaaacaggtggatggaaacatagccacGAATAATAAAGGTATTAAAAcaagaaaatactaaataaaagtaaacaaactgTCAAATGTATGTGCAGGTGTATTactatagagcaggggtgcccaaacgttttctTATAAATGGCCACAAACCAAatttgattgaggctagtgggccaaagataaatatagTTGCCgttggtaatttcctaatttaattaataatataaaaaaataactatataatattacttaatacagtataatttgtttaaatgcatctttgtttttactgtaataagttataAAAATAATCTCGTTTAGGACataatggagttacactagtttgaTTTGCTTACTGAAAAATCTGATTCATCTACAACATTTAAtagaaacatttcatttcagtttgctttttttgtagctcagcaataaaacaaacatgcaaaacaaTGTCCGAAAAATGCATAGTGTATTATTTAtcttttgtgtgtgcatgtttgcttTGTGTTTTAGAAAGTAAATCGGCGTCTGCACCTGTCAAAGAGTAAAAACACTAAGTTTAATGAATCTgggcagctgtgtgtgttttatctgGTGTCTAGTGTATGGAGTCTCTACGTCCTCACTACGGTAAgaccaatcacacacacacacacacacacacacacacacacacacacacacacacacacacattttcaacctcacACTGTGTTTTTGTGATGTATTTGACTGTGTTTTGCAGGAAGGACACCTTCTGCATCCCAGCAGCCTTTGGGAGAATTACCCTCATGTTCACCTGAGGTAAAACACACATCAACACTATCACAAAAATCAGATTGCTTTTAATATTTGGTTATTAAATTTAGTATTAATTATAGTACAGTAGTTCAATTTAGTATGTTTACATCTCACATGTcttgtttacatctcacaattctgtcacgtttgaaaataaatgtttttagctTTAATTTGCGGTATATAAAGTGAGCAATTCTAAGGAAAAATGCAGAATTATTagctataaaaatattaatatttaaaaattttttgtgGAAACATTTTTCCctaaaaatagctttttaattCTCACACTATAatgtgaaattatttaaaaataaatgataaatatatcaATTGTAAATGACCTGTTTTctagttgttgttttgttattgcttaaaaaaaaaattccaaatttCTAAATTTTCCAGATATAGACAATTTTTCCTTATTGTTATcactactatttttttatttgtttttttgtatttgtattaatacaagtaatattacacctttatttctgaaatttttcctaataaatattacaaataaatgtatgtgtgtgtgtgtgtgtatatatatatatatatatatatatatatatatataagcatttctAAGGAAAACGtctgaatattaatattttaaaaatgtctttgttgTGAAAACATGTTTCTATAAAATTAGCTGCTTCTCTTACTgtaatgtgaatttatttttaaatatatcaattGTAAATTACTTGTTTTCTAGTTGGTTTGTTGCATGaaaatttcaatatttttgaacttttatttatttttatccagatatacatttacattttcttgttttattgttattactagtATTAAAACAATAACAGTAGTTATTAATAATAGAAGTAAGATTACACATTTCTTAAATCttcgcaaaataaaaaattaataaatctaacgaatgaatgaatgaatgaatatatatatatatttactttttgtttatttatgcatcttatttttgaatattgaattttaaaaaatgtcgtTGCAATTTTcttgtttacatctcacaattctgtcacactttaaagaaaaaaaatgctgaattggAAAAAGTGAACTTCAAATTGTGAGATTTTAGCTCTGATTTGCAGGATATAAAGTGAGCAAATCTAAGGAAAGTGAATTGTgatctataaaaatattaatgttaaaataattgttGTGGAAACATGTTTGCACAAATTTAGCTTCTTAATTGTCTTGCAGTGAAATGACCTGTTTTCTagttgttttaaaaagaaaagatcaaactttaattatttttatccaGATATGCATTTACTTTTTCTTGTTATTACcactattattagtttatttatttttttgtatttgttttaatataaataaaatatcacttatttttttaatcttcctgacataattaataaatataacaagtAAATTAACTATATAttcaatttatttgttatattctttatttgttttatttattcatctttttgaatattgaatattgatTTTTATCCCTGAATGAAAATATTAGTCCAAAAAAATTATTGAACTTTAATTTATCTAGATATACATTTTATTGTAATcactactatttatttatttattttattattattttatataaagataaaatgacagatttcTTCCTTTTTTAATCTTCCTAAAATACACATTTCTTCCTTCACCCAGACCAAGAAGTTTCTTTTCTGAAATCCATTTGTGGATGTTTCCAACTCATTGTAAACACAATATTCACTACTCTCTAAATAAACATATCAAATAAAGCAGTAGTGTAAAAAGGGCAGTGTGTGCTTCAGTCAGATTGAGATTGTGTTGTGCTGTTTTCATCAGATTTCAGGTCAAGTTCTTCTACCTCACTCAGCTGGCGTACTGGATTCACGCTTTACCTGAGCTTTACTTCCAGAAAGTCCGAAAGGTGAGAGAATAGATGGatgtagattgtgtgtgtgtgtgtacagaaacTACAGGAATACATCAGATGACATTCATGATgttgttttattgtgtgtgttttaggagGAAATTCCTCGTCAGCTGCAGTACATCAGTCTCTATCTGTTACACATTCTGGCTGCGTATCTGCTGAAGtatgttaaaaacacacacacacacacacacacacacacacacacacacacacgaagacACGGTCAATAAATGATCGTATAGTATCTGGTTTGACTATATTAAAAGTCTTTATATgatttaatatcttaatatatatttaaaaggtgTAATGATCAGTCAATGTCAAACTTGTAATCACACTTGCATGGTAATATTCAGAAAAAATTGCACTCTTCTGTGGTGTTTCTTCATATTTTATCTAGATATCAATTCATGTGTTCTCaaactgtatatgtatgcatactgtaaaaattaaatacattattaataatactttttcaATTAATTGAAACTATTAAACTTAAtcaaattgaattaattaataatttaaattaattttaaaaatcatttataaagaacttttttcaattaataaaaaaataaataaaaatctatctaataattgaaataatacaattaatttaaattactaataaaataataataaaaataatattttttaagtaataaaaaaataacacttgtATCAGTGCTTTCCATAGGTTTGAattatacttgcggtggtagccggattgaaacacaccatttacccacatcacatagaTAGtaaactatatgcgacaaacaaaacataatttaatttaacaacaatttaatttttattatgacactgttatacactgtttctttccAATGGGTTAAAGtcaaaaaagactgttgaaataaaaaagcaatccactatttctcttacatttatgctattcaggagccatgtgcacctaCTCACAGGtgaaatctgcttctctctctctctttcaagttcaaagcaaacttgaatgccaaagcattttagatatgtttataaaatagccaatgtaatatattaacatcatcaaattaatcaaatgagaaaaaatgacagaaaaaggaaaaccgacaatatctctaaaaataatcataattacaagattaaacctgtagattatttaaataaggcaaatgctcTGATTTAAGCACTAATGGTgtgcatatattttgcagccagtttagacccgTCATTTTGTCCTCTCCAAGTGTATATAGTAGTTTTTTGCAatcgtttatataaaaaaatctggtatttactttttctctcggTCTCATGGCTGTGCGCGCTGTCAGCTGTGAAGTAGTCTTTAATAGaagagtaatgcaaaaacgcatatgAGCTTCAGAAAACGAAAGCTGAAGTTGAAttccggacattttaggagaaaCACGGGCCGGACGAACTTTTTAAGTCCCAGAAAGgcacgtctctgtgggtctgcaaagCAAGCGAGACTGTGAGTGTAGACAGGTCTTGCAGGCACAGAACGAAACgggtaaacgagagaagattttccactatcgatcgcggatgtttggttatacTGGGTGGATACAAAAATTGTAAAAGGATGTTaatcatagtaaaaaaaaaatgtgtcacttAATATACTTGGGCAGCTGTTAATGTACCTGGGCGGCCTGCCCAAATAAAGcctgtgtgggaagcactgcatactttaaaaatgtaatatatatttttaaattaattaaattcaattaattaaaattattctaataattaaattaataaaattaagttaaattgatAATAAAATCACCCATAAAGAACTTTTttcaataaatttatttattaaaattaatctaataattaaattaatacaattaatttaatttaattataaggGTTAGTTTTTAAACACAATCTGTTAATTAGTTattctaataatttaattaataaaattaatttaaattataaaatcatTCATAAAGAGAACTTTCAgttaataaaaagttaattaattataattattctaaactaaattaaaattaaattaaaataataataatataattattaaatataacatgTACAGTGTATGTATGCATACTtaaatgaaatgtatatttttaataatctttttaaattaataGAAAAGTTCATCTAATAATTGaatacataatatttattaaaataataaaataaacaaaattttaaagTAATTACAGTTTTTGTTAGAACTGTGAAATTGTGTGTGcctgtatatatttgtgtatacgcacacacacacacacacacacacacacacacacacacacacacaagaatttaagatatttttttatttgatataattattctttattttatttatcttatttgtttttttttatttattttatatattagtttattaatttatcttatctattttatttgattgtttaatttgttattaatcttatttatttgttatttattcattttatttatttaaattcatttttattgtaccttttttatgacAATTAATATATGATCAATTAATATAAATCAATGATTTAACATAGATGGTACATTAATCAATTTATATCAAAGCCTGTACTGTAAgctttaaaaataagtctttattttagtaacattttaattatttctacTTTAAGTTAATTGCTTTAGAAGCGTTTG
Above is a genomic segment from Danio aesculapii chromosome 20, fDanAes4.1, whole genome shotgun sequence containing:
- the tram2 gene encoding translocating chain-associated membrane protein 2 isoform X2, with translation MAFRRRNKSYPFFSQEFLIQNHADIVFSLVIFILIGLMFETTAKTAILFIQPQYNISLMSADGEVTLYHYGWKDCATVLFYLCITIILHAVVQEYVLDKVNRRLHLSKSKNTKFNESGQLCVFYLVSSVWSLYVLTTEGHLLHPSSLWENYPHVHLRFQVKFFYLTQLAYWIHALPELYFQKVRKEEIPRQLQYISLYLLHILAAYLLNLTRVGLVLLFLQYLSEMGFHLSRLFYFIDENHHKMFEMWSVGFVLTRMITLTLMFLAVGFGLARSEHQTLDLEMGNFNTLSIRLLVLFVVCFTQSWLLWKFFRFQLSRTRELRLEQAARKRAAAKQQMQRTVKRDSVGHYENGLLKAENGTSPRIKKIKTP
- the tram2 gene encoding translocating chain-associated membrane protein 2 isoform X1; translation: MAFRRRNKSYPFFSQEFLIQNHADIVFSLVIFILIGLMFETTAKTAILFIQPQYNISLMSADGEVTLYHYGWKDCATVLFYLCITIILHAVVQEYVLDKVNRRLHLSKSKNTKFNESGQLCVFYLVSSVWSLYVLTTEGHLLHPSSLWENYPHVHLRFQVKFFYLTQLAYWIHALPELYFQKVRKEEIPRQLQYISLYLLHILAAYLLNLTRVGLVLLFLQYLSEMGFHLSRLFYFIDENHHKMFEMWSVGFVLTRMITLTLMFLAVGFGLARSEHQTLDLEMGNFNTLSIRLLVLFVVCFTQSWLLWKFFRFQLSRTRELRLEQAARKRAAAKQQMQRTVKRDSAVGHYENGLLKAENGTSPRIKKIKTP